Proteins found in one Amycolatopsis umgeniensis genomic segment:
- a CDS encoding SRPBCC family protein, which translates to MVDVTSQINSVQRKLDKRVVEAGEAVTATVSQVYDTDLDDLWDACTNPERIPRWFLPVSGDLRAGGKYQLEGNAGGTVESCDPPKSFAATWEYGGDVSWIEVRLSAEADGRTRFELDHTAVPNEHWNQFGPGAVGIGWDMMLNGLALHLESGEAADPEAAMAWMTSEEGVRFMTLSNEAWYETDVASGTDADTARTRADATLTAYTAPPES; encoded by the coding sequence ATGGTCGACGTGACCAGCCAGATCAACTCCGTCCAGCGCAAGCTGGACAAGCGCGTGGTCGAAGCGGGCGAGGCGGTGACGGCCACCGTCAGCCAGGTCTACGACACCGATCTCGACGATCTGTGGGACGCCTGCACCAACCCCGAGCGCATCCCGCGCTGGTTCCTGCCGGTCAGCGGCGATCTGCGCGCGGGCGGCAAATACCAACTCGAAGGCAACGCGGGCGGCACGGTCGAAAGCTGCGATCCGCCGAAGAGCTTCGCCGCGACCTGGGAGTACGGCGGCGACGTCAGCTGGATCGAGGTCCGGCTGAGCGCCGAAGCCGACGGCCGCACACGGTTCGAACTCGACCACACCGCCGTCCCCAATGAGCACTGGAACCAGTTCGGGCCGGGTGCTGTCGGCATCGGCTGGGACATGATGCTCAACGGGCTCGCATTGCACCTCGAATCCGGTGAGGCCGCCGATCCCGAGGCCGCCATGGCCTGGATGACCAGCGAAGAAGGCGTCCGGTTCATGACCCTGAGCAACGAAGCCTGGTACGAGACCGACGTCGCCAGTGGCACCGACGCGGACACCGCTCGCACGCGTGCCGACGCCACCCTGACCGCTTACACCGCGCCGCCGGAGAGCTGA